The nucleotide sequence TTTTATCCTCTTCTCAGTGGGAGGAAGTAAGTGGATACGATGACCACTTGAGCCCCATCAGGACATACCAGGTGTGTAACGTTCTGGAGCCCAATCAGAACAACTGGCTGCGGACAGACTTCATCCCCCGGCGAGGTGTCCTCCGCGTCTATGTGGAGCTCAAGTTCTCTGTGCGAGACTGTGGCAGTATCCCGAATATTCCGGGCTCCTGTAAGGAGACCTTTAATCTTTTCTACTATGAATCCGATGGAGACATGGCCACGGGAAGCAGCCCGCCTTGGAGGGAGAACCCTTATGTGAAGGTCAGTTCGAATGAGTTTTGCTCTTAAATGATGAGTTTGCATAGAGATGCATTTCCTATTTTGGTGAACGGTGCCATTTTCACGGTTTACTTGCCTTGGGAATGCAATATAGATGCAGATATATATGGAATGTTTAGATATATACATGGAGAAAGGAATTTACCGCTTGAGCCATACGatcaaatatttgttaaaaatgtgcaaAGCTTTGTAGATTTCTTCTGAATACCAGTGTGATAAACGGTTTGTCTCTTGAGAAACGAACGTTAATAATCTCATATCTGTCTCAAACTGAGTTCAGATGTGATAAAATGCCAAAGTGTGCAATCATATTGGAAAGATTTTTATTAACTCGGATGATAAAAATAATCATCAAATTTCTAAACTCAATTATCTGAGCTATGTACATGAATTTGAATAGCTTTAATGAAATTATATACGTCAAGACTTTTATAAGGAATTCTTTTTCTTGTCCTTTGTCACAGGTGGACACCATAGCCCCGGATGAAAGCTTTTCATTGCTGGAATCAGGTATCGTCAACACCAAAGTACGGAGTTTCGGTCCTCTTTCCAAAGCTGGTTTCTACCTGGCCTTCCAGGACCTGGGCGCCTGCATGTCCCTAATCTCTGCCAGGGTCTTCTTTAAAAAGTGCTCCACCACCATCGCCAACTTTGCCATCTTCCCTGAGACGGCTACGGGTGCCGAAGCCACTTCATTAGTCATCGCCGCGGGGGCCTGCGTGCCAAACGCCGTTGAGGAATCGGTCCCTCTAAAGTTGTATTGTAATGGAGACGGAGAATGGATGGTTCCTGTGGGAGCCTGCACCTGCATGCCGGGCTTTGAGCCGGCCAAAAAAGATACTCAGTGCCAGGGTGagtcttcttttttttactaaaagGGGATTCTTTCTAAAGAGTGTTTGCTGGCAGATGCCACAATGTGGATTATGAAATCTGTATGAAAGAGATGAAGAGGTTACTTTCAGGTCAAagtgtttttgtgcttttttaagCAGTCTTTGGTAATGCTAATTTTAAACTAGTGTTTTATAAGacattgtgaattatttaaacATAGCATCCAATTTGCTTGGTTTTTGTGAACCAGTCGAGAGAACCCAGCGAGTCAATTTTTGGTGATtcactgttttctacataaaataatCCTGTGAAAATAAttcttgatatctttaatattgactgagtaaggACATGTCaaataacattacaaaataataaaaggtagtgtcaataaatcatttatttcatatgaTAAATATCTACACAAATgacctgtttttttatttaatggctATGACAGATTTGATGCTCCCAATCTCATATATAGATCATGTGAATTTTGCTTggatttcactttttttttttataatacaataaaaaaagtgattttgatTATTTCTATATGTAACTAAACATGGAGGAAAATATTATATACCATGTCTAAATTTAAGTAAGAATATAAATGGATGCTgtcattctgtattttttaaagaggTCATCTGGCACGAATATGTGTTTtcctttgtctttggtgtgctataagttgcccatgcatgtatgagATACGTAAAACTGCAAACATTAAAGTGTCAttacaaaagatgcattctatctgaaAGCGAATGCTTACCCAGACCTGCccgaaacgccttgtgtaaccacaaccccagaaatctacgtcagttcttGGTATGATTTGAAAAAGACCGCCCAAATGCAGTCAGTAGAATtttttggaacctgatgttccaaatattgtAAGAGGCGTTATATTTCTGTCACAGGGaggcagtattcgaccaatcactatacactggttaactggccaatcatagcacacctcgctctTCAGAGCAATGCGCGTTTCAAGAAAGGGTTAAAAAGGagttacaaacatgcatggtatgtagtaaatacagcgtttttgaaccttaaatcatgtatacacactTTGCAttacctttaaaacaaacattaatattCGTTTGAGCCGTGTCATATAACCTCCTTAAGTGATTTACAGTATCATTATTACAGGGGACGTGACCTGGGGGCAACCTGAGGTTAGGTGcacacaaacttttttaatttgtcATCATTGTGGGTACATTCTGTTGGGACTTCTGTTGTTTACCGACCTAATGATGTTTTCGTTACCTTACCACTAAATCTCACACAAACTTTTTCAGTGAAGGCATTATTTAGTATGTTTATCACACCAACACTTGGTCCCCGCAATATATGCAAAACATGACACACTCCTACGCTTATATCTGTGTCCTGTTTGCATTCTGCAGTCAAAATATCAGCGATGTGTTCTGGAGTTAAAAGGCTAAAAACAATAAGagaataaaagcttttttatgtGAATATGTAAACCCCTCATTTTAAATCTCACGTGGCTTTTAATGTCTTGCCTGGCCAAAACACCTTCAGTCCTGAACATTATACAGTCTGAACAACTCGCCCGTTCTGATCCACAGTCTTCCCGCAGACCTGGTCCGGGCTAAGCGTTAAGAGCTTCAGTAATGGGTGGAGGACTGCAGTGGTGTCAGAGAACAGAGGCGGCTCACAGCTTCTCCTGACACATATGATAGGGCCCTAACAGAGTGATATACCAGAGACCAAATGGTCCTGCCGAGGCCCAGATGAATTCTGAAACGGCAGTCTGTGAGAGTAATGGAGAAAATTAAAAGATAGACTACAGAGGCGGCGAGGGGGGGGGGGATGGTGGGGTGTAGGGGAGTTAGCTGGATGTAGAgtaataaaatgtgaattggACGGGACTCTTGGACCGTGCGCTGGGAAGGGGCTGGTGGACAGAGGGAACTTCCTTTGTGATTGCCAGCATGTAGCGGCTCATTTGTTTCCATCTGCTTGTTCAAGGTTAAGAGTGGTGCCTTAAAGGATTGATAAACGATTCTCGGGGGCCACGCTAGAGACGCCAGATTCGCCATGGCCAATGGAGAGAGTGCGTTTAATTTCCTTTATCACCTTCCAGCTGTAATCTGCAGGCTTGTGTGcccactaacacacacacacaccgggAAGCAGCCAAGCCAGTTTAACATTTATCTGTCAGACTGgccatgtttctgtctctctctctcttaaatcTCTTCCTGTCTCATTTTTCGCACTGTCTGAATGCGGAACGCCATGCATGTTAAGGTTGGGAGCAGGGGCCATTCGCACAGATTTTCCACCTCCTTATTACACTCGCTCGAGGTTTTAGCTGTGAAGTAATATGCGTCACGGATGGAATATTGAAGATGTGCGGCGTCGTGTGCAGCATTGATATAGTCGGGGGTCTCTCTGTATGGGCCCCATTAGCCGCTCTGCCATCCACGGTATTTTATTGTGGAGATACGGGTGGGGTGGATTGTTTACAGGGAATAAAATGGAGCTTTGTGAAAGCAGCAGATTTCTCAGCCAGACTGTTACATCAGCCATTTTCTTCTCGAAGCAAACTGACTCACTTGATTGCAGCATTATAGCAGAGTTTAGCCCCGGTGGTGCAACTAACTTTAGAAAACCAACTTTGGTGATTCATTCTTGTTCCAAATGTTTGGGATCATTTTCTTTAGAAGAGAAAGTGTGTCGTTTTGACAAAATACTTTCTTCTACCTCTGTTTGATATTCAGAGCAATGGCTAAGCCATTCACGGGTTGATTTGCCCATAGAACAACAAACGCAGTCGAATCATTACTTTGAGCATGATGACCAGCCCAGCACACCTGTCATTGGCCAAAAAAATTGTGAGATTCTCTGTGGGATATATGGATGAACGACCAATTGGGAAGGGGATGCAACGTTTGTCGATGCAACTGCTTTTTTTATCTGTGCACCTCCATTTTGTGCCGCTAGTGAAGCAGAAATTACACACGTCACCTTTAATGCACTTTCTTTCTCTTATTAGCATGCACCCCAGGGACGTTTAAATCCAAACAAGGCGAGGGTTCTTGTATGCCATGCCCTCCCAATAGCCGGGCCAGCTCTAGGGCATCTAGCGTGTGCCCTTGTCAAAATGGCTTCTACCGTGCTGACAGCGACTCTCCTGACAACCCATGCACAAGTAAGTTATGTATCATCAGTGGCATGTgttaaatgaagatgaaatctTTTGTGTATATGTTGAAAATGTATGTCGTGTGCTGATGTGGTGAAGTTTACTAATGGCATAGAAAACCGCAGAGATATAAGGTCATCATTTCTGTTGTTAGCTTGTCGGTTCTAAGTATCTTATGTGCAATTATGACTGGTAAGCTTTAGGGGTGTTGCGTGTTGTTGACACATGGGTTTAATTGGAAATAACACATGAATTCACACATGGACGCAATGTGTTGGGCAAGCCCTTGATTGGAGAGAAGTTTTGCAGAAGTgaagtgaaacatttttatgaggcctgaatgttttttgtaattgtttgaaAAATAACGGAATTGTACTGGAGGTAGAAACAATAATTGCAACCAAAGTTTCCAATTCCTCAGGCAGTCGTGCTTTGAAAGTTTTAGCCTCTGGTTTTAATTAGTTTACAACATGATTCATTGGTTAGAAATTTAACCCTGAAAGTTTACACTGTAGTCTGCATTGTAAACCCAATTAGACATTTTTGCAGTAAATATGCAAGAATAGTTAGATCATTTATTTAGTTCAGTCATGACAAGTCTCAGAGTGAGAAGTTCAACCAGCATTTTTTGGCATTGACATGAGATGTACATAAGCTTGATTTTGGCGGACGAGATCTGCTACGCTGCTGctgcaataatacaaaaatatttcagcttaatcaaaaatatttcagCTTAATCAAAAATAACGACGGAAGGCTGCTGCAAGAAAGTAGAGTGGAGCTGGAGAGAAGGAGGGATAAAATCGTTTTTCATGATCCCACGGCATGCTGAGCGAAGTTAGAatgctatatacagtatatatggtTACGTAAATAGGGAAGCATTTCTGATTGGCACAGGACTCATTTGAATGAGCCAATTAGCGATTTTTTGAactacataaatacatataaatatttatcatatcatttttttagtAGTCTCtagtgacatttttttaaactgttgagTCAAAAATTATATCATCCCTGTATGTGACTCTCTTCTGTGGatctcaaaagaagatattttgagaaatgtctcagtggtatTGTCTAATCTAATGGAATTCTgatgatgtttggttaccagcatccttcatattatcttattttgtcctcttctaaaataataaagtaatgcAGGTTTGGACTGACATTAGGATGactaaataatgaaattaatttcattttggggtgaacattccctttaaaaaaagaaagaaaatctggTGGATTTATTATTCCTGACCAAACATATTGTGACGGATATGTTCTCTTATATGAATAATGTATGATTTTATTCCTAGACGTCCATCTTATGCCTTATTAAATGATTGTGTACAATGTTCTACCGTTCCAAAAGTAATATCACTTTACCTTTGTCTTCTTAGCTATTCCCTCAGCACCTTTAAACGTGATCTCCATTGTAAATGAGACCTCAGTGTCTCTTGAGTGGTCCGAACCACGAGATTTGGGCGGGCGAGGTGATGTCGTTTACAACGTTGTGTGTAAAAAGTGCCTGCATGATGGCGGAACGTGTGCCCGGTGTGACGATAACGTGGAGGTGTCGCCACGGCGACTGGGTCTGGCAGAGAAACAGGCTGCAGTGAGGAATCTTCAGGCTCACACCCATTATAGCTTTGAGATTCAGGCTGTCAACGGCGTGTCATCGAAGAGTTCATCCATCCCTCAATACGCCACGGTCAATATCACCACAAATCAAGCAGGTGAGAGATAATTTTTCTGTCTGATTTtgtcaaatattatttatgtatatgttttttttgtctgattttgtttatttatggttTAGACCTTTTATTTGTAGTCTTGCACGTTAATCTGAGACTAGTAAACAAGCAGGATGTTTAACATATTGGAAATTACAGaacagatcaaataaataaaatgtctattatataaatataatttgaaacAATTATCACTACAACAAGCATATGGGCATTTAAGAGATCGAGATTAAAATCTAGATTCAGTTTGTATTAAAAAGTTTTGAGTCAAGTTATTTCCAAAGTAGACAGCTTTTTCCGTACTGATTGATgaaaagagattttgaagaagaTGATCTTTCTTTTGAAAGTCTCTATGATTCAGAGAGCCTTACTTGGATTTTTGAGTTCTAATTGATGATTTCAATGCTCTCTTCTGTACTGTTTCAAAAGCAGCTTGCTTTTTAATGCAGCCCACTTCCTAACTTTACATTTTCGTACTTAAGACAGAAAGCAGCACACACTGATAGGTGGTCTCCATTTTTGCAGaccttttttaaacattcatcaACCAACTAAATTAGTTGACAAGGTACAAATATTTTGAGGTGTGCTAGCTTTGTGTGGTCGCACACTTACGGGCATGTCCAATGATATGCTCTTTAGAAAGAGACCTTCACTCTTCCATCTACTTCATATTTTACAACAGTCATGTAAACTAAAGGCTGTTGGCTATTAACAAAAAGGGCCGAGTCCTAGCTTCctgttttaaaggaaatgttgCACTTATTAAATGAAACTAAAGGGTCTTTAAGGAACCTACtccaataaaatgaaataactgtTTTCTTACTTTGTCTTGTCTCTTTAACACCTGCAGCTCCGTCCGCAGTCCCCACCGTACATTTAATGCGGGCTACAGCTGGAACTCTCAGCCTCTCCTGGCTGCCCCCAGAGCGGCCCAACGGCGTGATCCTGGATTATGAGATCAAGTACCAGGAGAGGGTGAGGAACTGCTGTGCATCTAAATCAACCACAACTGAAGAACTGTTGAACCCGAGCCAGGTGACATTACACCAGGCACCCAGCACGGGTTTAACTGGCTTGAGCTCAAAGAAGCCCTGGCTCTACTTAAAGTGGAGGACAATAGAAGAACAGATGGCCACTGGTCAAAACCCAATGGCTTATGCTAAAAAGAGCAGAGCTTAATTCGTCTATAGGATTTACTTGCGGCCATGTGTTTGGATGAAAGTGTTAGCCCAGGCTTGTCTTTTCAAATGCGTGTGATCTGTTAATTGCAGCGAAAACCGTTAACTAAATCACATTCAGGAATAGCTCATCCAAAAACGACAATTTGTGTCACCCGTATGCCATTACataccagtatgactttcttatacgtgcaatggtagtcaatggaccAAAATGGTTCCTTTAAGAATTGAACTGACTgattgtctgtgtttgtttttttctcagggAGAGTCTTTTTCTCACACCGTCACTGCCCAGCACACCTCTGCCAAGGTTGAGGGTTTAAAGGCTGGTACGGTGTATGTTGTGCAGGTTCGTGCTCGAACAGTGGCTGGATATGGACGCTATAGCAACCCGGTGGAGATCAGTACAAGTCTTTATGGTAAATATATAGACATACCATGTCTTTAACACCTGTTTCAGCcaaatatgtaatttatagGAATAGTTTACTCTCTAGCTCATGTCACTtgtgaaaaaataagagtatAAAACTAGTCGATGCAAGGATATGCATTATATTACAAGTCTTACTTTTTTAAGATATATATCAAAGACACCTTGTGTGAGGAACAGACTGAAATTTAAGTCATTCACAGAAAATCCTGCATCTGCCCTAGTTATCCCACCCACATGCATGAGGGatgtctgattttttttttctttctgtaagATCTTTTCAATAAATCTGATGAGCAGATTCACCCTTAGGATAAATAAAGTTAAGGGTAAACTTGGGGGGGGGCAAAGAtggattttgtggcattttatgaaatatagagaTTTTATGCAATGAAACATCAGTAATATAAGACCACCAACCCAAATAATTAATATTCCAGCATTTTATAACTGAATATATTTTGGTtcaattaaaattctaagtttaaggtTATTAGTCTTTATTTAGGGGGCCACAAAGcgatgcactctacacaaaaGGGGGCCttatgacaaaaatgtttgagaaccgctcacttaaactgtgtctcagaatgtacatttttacttgGTAAGCTGGTGtatgaaataaattacattttcctGACAGATGACCCTGAGCGGTCAGTACAGGACCTTTTGCCACTCATTGTGGGCTCTGCCTCTGCTGGATTTGTAGTCATCCTTGCCATGGTGGTCATCGCTTTTGTTTGCCTCAGGTGAATATGAGAAATATACATGTTCTGTTTTTCTGAAATAACCTGGATCATGAAAAGTTTGCATTTCATACTAGAAAGGAATTGGGTTGGAGGGGAGGAAATCGTGACGTCGACCAAAAGGAAGAAGATTATGAGAACTTGTGTAGactaaaaacatactttaaccAAATTTAAAGAAGATTAGTTCTACAGACAAAACTGTAATAAgataataaagttaataatgAGGTTTATTTATCTCACTCCATTGGcaaatagtttttgttttgacCGTGAAATCCCAGTTTTAACTTTGCCAATGCAATTACTGTGTACGACGAAAGAAAACAGGTCCAATCCTGATTTAATGTGACATTAGAATGCCTTCGCAATAGCAATTTGCATTGTGCGCTGCCTCAATGCTTTTGTACTTCGTGTCAAGCAAACTCAACAGGACAACAAAATCGGATCAAATAAGGCCAACAAAAAAGACTTCAAAGTGTGTCCAACTTTGGATATTTATGTGGGTCTCACAAGATGCTCATTTGAGGCCACTTCGCCCCAGAGCGAGGCCTGGGCCGTCGCCAATCACTCCAGAAACGACAGACTGCCACTGTGTCTATTTGACACATTCTTCTTGACTGCGACCGCCTTATTGTGCAAAAGCAACTCCTCCTCTCTGCTTCAACCCCTTTCTTCTATCTCATTCATGCCTTCTTCGCTAATGTGTgcattgtatgtgtgtgtgtgtgaggagcaTCATTCTCTCCCACTGACATTTAAATTGGAGATGAGATGCTAATTAGCAGCAGGCGTCATTGTTAGTGCAGGTCGTGAGACAAAAGGATTTCCACACATGGTGAATTCCAATAGGCCCCTTTGCTCCCGTTCCCTTTCAAACACGCTACTTATGTGGAGTTAGCGAAACAAAGAGTTCCTAATGAGAATCCTAAGATTAAATACACCGTTCACTGTCTTCAGATACTCAATGCAAGCGTGTACGCTCCATGTCTGCTTATTTATTCCCTAAACGTATGATTTGGTGATTTGGAGTCCAACCTACATTTTGAAATGCTTCGAAAAACAGACTGCACGGTCTTGACAGACGCTCTCGAGTGCTTATTGTTGTGACGTCCCAGACTTTGGATCCCCTATGTACCGTGTTTCAATTAGAAGTAAATGGCAAGAAATCGCTCTAAGGGCATGATATTACACGTTCAGGAAGTGAATCACACTCATTTTGGGTTCCGATTTAGATTTAAAACTAGGTTTTTGCGCAATTTGAAGGACATAATTGATGATTGAAGCATATGAAATACCTAACTACTCAAAAGTTCTCTTTCAAAATTTGCCCCAGTTAAATTTTTGTGCCTGCACACTGTGTAAATCCAGACGTAAGCTAGACTCTCAATGTGCGCATTATCTGGTTACAGACGGCAGCGTACCGGCTCAGAGCTGGAGTACACGGAGAAACTGCAGCAGTATGGTGAGTAAAACTGCATCTTGCTTTCCAGACACAGGAACGGCATTAACAGAACAGCAGAAATCATGTTTGCAAACAGAATATGATGCAATAAGGGCGATTACATTGATTGTAGATTTtctattattcaaataaatgaggCCATACGTGTTATAAGTGCagaaaataatatgaatattaatacaaattctCATTTTAGTGTCCCCAGGTGTCAAAGTTTATATCGATCCTTTTACATACGAGGACCCGAACGAGGCAGTTCATGAATTTGCCCGTGAGATTGACATCTCGTGTGTGAAGATAGAGGAAGTCATTGGAGCTggtaaacaatgttttttcatAAAAGGACGTGAAACAAGGCTGTtttcattaatataaaaatattaaataaaactgtaCTAATACGTCATTGTCtgtctttcatttttacatttatttgtacttGTGGAATTGCATATGTCAAGTTGTGTTTCTCAGCATCCCTTggaacagtggttctcaactagTGGCAAACACGTTAAAGTGCagtttattaatataacatCACCATATTGTCAAAGGACCCTATCAACAACAGATTAATTGATATACTACAGTACCGTAATACTGTAGAGaagcatttttttcagatttgcCTTTAGTTTTATTTCTGCCCTTCTTGACCCGGTCAGAACGGATCTGCCACATACTTTTGGGTTGCGTGTTACCCGTTGAGTCCCAAGTTAAGAACCTCTGCCTCGGAAGAGACATCTTAGAATTGAAATAGCTAAATGCTTTATAtggttatattaatattcatgagagatgaaagttttttttgcaacTAACCGTATGCATGCTGCTTGCTGCCTTCACCTACATCTTTTATTGTTTCGTCCCTGTGCTTTTTCTTTTACAATCTCTCTTCCCTCCACCTTTTCCAACGTTCCCATTCTCATCATCAGGGTCCAGACCCAAAACTCCCACAGCCCTTAAATTTCTCACTCCTCCCTCTCCACTCTCTGGCCCTAAACTCCACGCTCACCCACTCTCTCCATCCGCCCCCTGCCTGTTCAAACTCTAAACCATTGCTATCCGTCCTATTCTCTCTAGTGCACTTTCTCATTCATTCTGTTTTCTGCTGTGCATCACGCCCTCCCGAAAAGATTTTTTAATCCTAAACTCAAACCAATAATCCTCCCTCACTCTCCCTCGCCCCCCACCCCCACTCCCTCTCTCCTCTTCCTCTCGGTGATGTTTATTCAGGAGAGTTCGGGGAGGTGTGTCGGGGGAGGTTGAAGCAGCCCGGCAGAAAGGAAGCAACTGTGGCCATCAAAACTCTGAAGGCAGGCTACACCGAGCGTCAAAGACGGGACTTCCTAAGCGAGGCCAGTATCATGGGCCAGTTTGACCATCCCAATGTTATCCACTTGGAAGGAGTTCTGACCAGGAGCTGCCCGGTGCTTATCGTCACAGAGTTCATGGAGAACGGAGCTCTCGACTCCTTCCTCAGAGTAAGATGAAAATCATGTCTGATATCACTACAGATTTCTTACATGGATGTCTTATGTAGAAGCCTCTGCCAACTGGCAAACTGTAATTTACTATACCTCATTTAGTATAGTTGTAGGTTGCATCAccaaattaatattcatgaactGATAAGGTTTATTATGTGGGGGCATATTCTAAAGCTTATCAGCTCATAAATTTAAATTTTCTCGCCCTGACTTTAACGTCCGTAAACATTGCACATTACTACCTAATAGTATTTAGGGGAGGTAAACTTGACCTTTACCCATCAAGGCGGCAACTTTGCATTCAAGTCAGTCTCCATTCTTTCATGATCTAATAAATTCCCTGGCTATATTTTTCTCCAAATATCCTGTATCAccttacaaaaataatatgGGTTGCAAGTGTCGTTTTTCTTGTTGACTTTAACTAAACTCGGTTTCCCTcgctaaaaaagaaaaacatgtggCCAGTCTTTAGCCAATAAGAACATATTTCAAGCTGTCGGGGAACTTGATAACCCTTCAGCATGGAACAATTATCCCTGTTTCTTAAGAGAAAGATCCTTTAACTTGTGTCAACATCTGGCTTTCAAAAAAGCAAATTAACCTTGCAAGACCTCGGTCGGGTTTCTTGGTAAACAGAATGCACAACAGAACCTTAACAAATTCATGCATTCAGTGAGATATTAgcaacaaaaaagttaaaacatCCAGTAGTTGAAGTGTTGGGGGGTTCACTCTCTACCGAGACCACCAGACAGAAACTTACTTTAGTCAACTTAGAACCCACAATCACCAGCTCCTCATCCACCGAAGTCTTCCTACGACGCACCTTGTTCTCACACGGCCCAGCCAGGGACACCAGCACATTTATTctccatacacacacatttctaaGAATAGCCATAAGCCCAAGCTTTGGCATGAATGATCTTCAATTTGTCAAAAAAGGCATGGCATCAACATCAAAATCTTCCAGCAGAATGTTTATCATCATGGCGCAAACAAAGTGAGAACATTGCAGACCTGATGATG is from Triplophysa dalaica isolate WHDGS20190420 chromosome 3, ASM1584641v1, whole genome shotgun sequence and encodes:
- the ephb3a gene encoding ephrin type-B receptor 3, which gives rise to MTMDYSLLLYSLWVPVILAVEETLMDSRWATTELAWTTYPESGWEEVSGYDDHLSPIRTYQVCNVLEPNQNNWLRTDFIPRRGVLRVYVELKFSVRDCGSIPNIPGSCKETFNLFYYESDGDMATGSSPPWRENPYVKVDTIAPDESFSLLESGIVNTKVRSFGPLSKAGFYLAFQDLGACMSLISARVFFKKCSTTIANFAIFPETATGAEATSLVIAAGACVPNAVEESVPLKLYCNGDGEWMVPVGACTCMPGFEPAKKDTQCQACTPGTFKSKQGEGSCMPCPPNSRASSRASSVCPCQNGFYRADSDSPDNPCTTIPSAPLNVISIVNETSVSLEWSEPRDLGGRGDVVYNVVCKKCLHDGGTCARCDDNVEVSPRRLGLAEKQAAVRNLQAHTHYSFEIQAVNGVSSKSSSIPQYATVNITTNQAAPSAVPTVHLMRATAGTLSLSWLPPERPNGVILDYEIKYQERGESFSHTVTAQHTSAKVEGLKAGTVYVVQVRARTVAGYGRYSNPVEISTSLYDDPERSVQDLLPLIVGSASAGFVVILAMVVIAFVCLRRQRTGSELEYTEKLQQYVSPGVKVYIDPFTYEDPNEAVHEFAREIDISCVKIEEVIGAGEFGEVCRGRLKQPGRKEATVAIKTLKAGYTERQRRDFLSEASIMGQFDHPNVIHLEGVLTRSCPVLIVTEFMENGALDSFLRLNDGRFTVTQLVGMLRGIGAGMKYLSDMNYVHRDLAARNVLVNSNLVCKVSDFGLSRFLDDNSSDPTYTSSLGGKIPIRWTAPEAIAFRKFTSASDVWSYGIVMWEVMSFGERPYWDMSNQDVMNAVEQDYRLPPPMDCPAVLHQLMLECWVKERNMRPRFGQIVSTLDKLLRNAASLKVLTSTHSGDLCRIGGTLPGHQRKSIGDSQDMKQQMSQTLPIRV